Below is a genomic region from Erigeron canadensis isolate Cc75 chromosome 7, C_canadensis_v1, whole genome shotgun sequence.
gatgagctcGGTGAACGTCTCCCAAACTATGTCCAGTTGAACTATTTGGTGTCCATGATGAATGCATACTGTTTAAGCTTTTGTCAACCTGAACTTCTACTATAAGTGCCCGACCCAAGTCAAAAGCGCTTACTGAGTGCCTTCGAggaacattatttttattttgatttgccACACTACGCAAGACTAGATAATCATCGAAAGATCCATGCCATTTGGTCTTGTCAATTGACAAACCACTTGTAACACCAGATGATGAACTGTGGCTTTTAACCGAGCTCATTGGAGGTAATGATTTCTTATCTTTCTCACCTTTTTGGAACTTTGACGTTTGTGGGTCTCGTGAACTATGACTTGCTACAGATGCTGAATGACTCATCAAATTTTCATCAATCGGCATGTTTAGAAGAATATCACCCCCAAGCTGGATAACACTATATGAATGCCTTCGAGGAATCCTGTTCTGGTTATGAATACGATTACCTGTGTTACGTGATACAACAGAATCGTCCAAAGATCTTACGAAGTCTATTTGTAGAGGGAATTGGAATGCACTGAGAGAACCAAGATCGATTGAATCAGAAGAAACATTTGGTGTCAAGGATGCTGAATGATTCGTTAAACATTCATCAAAAGGTGGCATATCTAGTAGATATGCACACCCGAGCTCAAAAGCACTATATGAATGCCTTCGagggtttttgtttatattatggCTACTACCAGTCTTACGTGAGACATAAAAGTCATCGGAAGATTTATACCCATAAGCCCTGTTTGAAGATGGCAATGACTTCTTATCTTTCTTTGCATTTTGATGTGGGGTTTGCATGACATTTTGAGAAGAACTAGACCTTATTTGGAAGTTCAAATTATTCGGTTCTCCAAATCCAAAACCACCAGGATCATTTGGTGTCGAATATGCAGAATGACTTGCTAAACTTTCATTATAAGGCATATTTAGAAGAATTTCACACCCAAGCTCGAAGAAACTGTATGAGTGCCTTCGAGGCATGTTGTTTTGATATTGATTACCTGTGCTACGTGAGACCACTGAATCATCCAAAAATCCATATTCTTTGCTCTTGTTTATAAAAGCATTTGATAGATCACTTCTAAAATCAGATGATGAACCCATCCTATTGATAGAGCTACTTTGTGGTAACTGTTGGTGATCTTTCTCGCCTTTTTCTACAGGGAACTTCATCCCACTGAGAGAACCATATGGATCCAAAATTGCAGAACTTGTAAAACTTTCATCAGTGGGGATGTTTAGAAGAATATCACCTCCGAGCTGAAAAACACTGTACGAATGCCTTCTAGGAATCgtatgatgattatgatgactACCTGTTCTTCGTGATATTACAGAATCATCTAAATGCCCATAAGCTGTTGGTACACGGATTTTAACATTGCTTGATGAAACCGAATTTTTGTTAATCCTGATGTTTGGAGGAACAACTTTCACGGGGTATTGAAATTCTCCTAAACCATGACCAGCTGAACTATTCGGTGTCAAAGATGCTGCTCGTCGTGGTAGACTTTTATTATTATGCATTTCTAGAAGAAGTGCAGATCCCAAATCAGAAGCACTGAAGGAATTTCTTGAAAACAGATTGTATCTATTCTGACTGCCACTACTACATGCGACCATAGAACCGTCCAAAGATCCATACCCATCTGCATAGCTGAAGGGAACCGATAAACAAGTAGAGTTCCTTGATGACGATAATAGCTTCTTATCCATCATAGCTTTAAAAGAATCACTTTCTTCAAATTTTTGTTCCAATCCTGCTAAACCATGCCAACTTAAACAATTGGGAGTCAAAGATGCAGAGCGTCGAGGTAGACTTTTATTATAATGCATCTCTAGAAGTGCAGACCCCAAATCAGAGGCACTGTAAGAATTTCTTGAAAAAGTCTTGTATCTATTCTGACTACCGCTGCTACATGACATTGTCGAACCACCAAATGATCCATGCTTATTGGGTTTATTTAAAGAATCAACCCATAAACGAGTAGAGTTCATTGATGATAGTTGCTTCTTACCTTCGGTTTTTCTATTCAATTTTGCCAAATTATGCCTGGTCAACCAATTGGGCATCAAAGATGCAGAACGAGTTCTAGTTCTTGTCCTTGTTCTTGAATAATCGTTATCTTGCAGAGAGACAGACGTGAGGTCAGGTGTACTATAAGTACGCCTCCCAAGAATCTTATACTGATTCCCACTATTTGTATCATCTCTTGAATTTCTTTCACTGATGCCTGCCACTTTGGAAGttccaccaccatcatcatcagaGAAAAGAAATCCAAACTCTGAATCAGAAGTAAACTTGAGCTCGGGATATCCTATAGGAAAAGATGCATCCTTATGGCATTGTTTCACCCTATTTCTTGTCCTCTTGGGCCTACCGTGTCTAGCAACATGAGGCAAAGGAGGCTTTGTAGTAGGTTTAGATAGTTTTGACCCAACCAGATTTGGCTGGATCAATCCTTGACCAAATGGCTTTTCTTTCCATTTCCTTTTacaacaagaacaataaacACCAACCAAATTCTTATTCATATATGATCTGCGAAAATTAGATTGGTTTTGTAATGTTGCAAAATTGAAACAATCTTCACACATTTCTCGTACATCCACTAACTCGTTGTGAAGATCACAATATATCAGATTTGATAAATCTCCTTGGTGCTTATTGCAGAACAAATGTAAATACGATGAAGATCCACGTTCTTCGTTCTCAAAAAAATGGTCAAGCCTTGAGCACAACAAGCATGGTATTTGGAGGTGGCATTTTTTTGCAAATTTCGTAAGAGAATAAGCCAATGCCGCGTCAATAAATATCCAAAACATCAAAAACCATTCGCATGCAGCCATGAACAAGTAATCCTTAAATCCATTTGTGGCAGCCATTGTTAACAAACCCAAAAACCTTCACCTCCAAGAGGACATATAACTAATCGAGCACACCCCAAATGAGATCATACGATCCCTAATTAGGGTTCAAATGCTGCAAAAATAATTTAAAGACTAGATTAAAATCTCTATCCTAAATAACGGATTAGGAACGAAAGTACAAACCAAAGTTGAAACCAAAACTTACAATATGAATGAAAACCACGCCCTGGTCGCGAAATGCAGAGTTTCACATGATCATCTTAAcctatggatatatatattttttgaagatGGGAAATGGAAATGTGCTTTTGAATTATACATgcatttttttggaaaatgaaaaggttgCTAGAGATCAAACATTTGTAAAATAGGAGGTAAATTAGGAAAAGATTAATTAATATGGATTAAAAGAGTCATTGTATTTTTGGCTACAAAAATAATTGGACCATTTGatgtacatatattatacaCCATAAAATAGTTGCTCAGTGGCTCATGATATATGTAATCTGTGCTAATATGCACTTGTGGCTTATGGTTTTCTGAATGAACATAATTCCTCATAATAATTCCAACCATTTCCATATCCTCATAAAAATGCTGAGAGGCTGTTGCAATAGAtcgtattttctttttataatcaGATGGATAACTGACCCATTACCGGTCCAATTGACCTTCATGACTACAATGTCCTGTGAAATGACTACTATATgaatttgacatatatatatatacttggtaCTTGCCTTTTCAACTCTGATTCTTACTTGAACTAAGAACTTTAATTAGGCATATCCCTAACTTACATGCTCAATATTTTGTGGATTTATgacaatatatgtataaaatgcaTTACTATTTATATATAGGTTGTCTTTGGTGGATAGTGAAGCTTGTTACTTAATATCAAGAGTTATTTCATTCAAATATTATGCATTACTTGCACTACTACTGAAGTTTGCGATTTCTATAAGTCGCAAGTCTTGAGTCCCTAGACTTATGCTTCTTTGAGTATCTAACTACTAGTATCATAGTTTCGTTGTCTTAATAGTTACGGACTTACGGTCCATGATTTCAGGTGCAAAAATATTCTGCTTCCTAAAGCTAGCAATATGCTAACGGCACTAAAAACTGCATTAATAATTTCTTTCTAAAACGTTTTAAGGCCAAAGTTTGCATATATGCTTTAAGTAGTAGGATTGTATCAACAAGGTCAAAAAAGACTGCTTGTCCATTACAGGATGTACTAAGTACTTAGCAATCTGTTGAGAGGGCCAAACAGAATTTGACATGGTCTATTTCTATCCTCATGAAAAACATTGAAGTTAGAAACCGTCACAACATATTgataaatcatcaatttttggcATCAAATGACTCTGGATAAgaatagtgttttttttttgctgaGTCCTAATCAATGACAGTCTTGGTTCATGAACTTACTTTAACACTCAATATAAATGTTGGAAAATTTATGACCATGATCAAATTCAAAAGTATTTATAAATTCATAACAGACACGTGTCCACGTGGGTATATgatatcttttatctttttgaaaggtgtggatcatttgctcgcaactgGAGATCTAGCTTACGCTGTCTTAACCGGTCCGCACTAGAGAGCCCTCTCACATTCAATACCTAGTAGCGGGACTCAAATCTGTTTCACTATAAGACTTTATTGTAAAATTCCTTCAAATGTCCTTCTCATGTAACGAACTCGAAACTTCCAGCATGTAAAGCTGGTGCTCAACCACTGGGCTATAATGGGAAGTACGGGTATATGATATCTGCTGCaagcttttaaaatttttaaaaaaataatatgatgtaTTTGTCCCATGaaattccttaaatgtaaaatGTAACACGTTGAACCCCACATAGGTGCTTCTCGTTGCGTGCTAGCTATGACATGACATTCATATTCACTTTATTAAACTCTCCAATCATCTTTAGTTACATATTTGGACGAAGATGATTATTAGATAGAGTTATATTGGTAGTGACGTAGTGTAGTACAAGTAAACCCCCccttctccttttttttttttttcctttttcccttTGCTCTAATTCATATGAAAACTGAACGAATGAAAAATAAGTGGGCCGGTTTAATTTGTATAGTTGCAAGAGTAGTTACAAGTGAAAGTTGACAACTTTGACATGACATGACATTGAGAATAACTATTAAATAGTATGGCCCGGTCCGTTGGGTCCATTACCGCTTCGGCTGTCTACACTCAAATCTGTCACATATCTTTTCCAAAATGTCTTTGGAAGCATATATACGTTGCATGCCGTCGACAAGTTTATTTCCTTTATGTCAATACACTACTTTCATAAGCGGTACTGAAAACATCCCTAAGGAagcataattaaaaaaactgtgaaaaataaatctaaaaggtgtaaaatattaaaaactgatagaaaattttaaaaaatcataaaaatttaaaaatacatagcAAAATCTAAATTTCGAGAACGACATTGGCCCCTTTGCCCCACATGGTACCGCATCTGACTACTTTCATATGCTTTATTGAgaattttacttttttgaaGTTTCAACAAAGagtcaataaaataaaaaaatatttaaaaaaaaaaggtagagGATATACACCCAGGGTTGGCTGTTTGTTTTCTAGGCTTATACTTTTTGGCTACAAAATCGTTTTTCATAATATACACGTGTCTTGACTAGCATAAGACAATGACTTGCACTCGAAAAGTTGTCTTATAGTAAGTATTGTTTACTTTTGCTACTCGTATTTTATTTGTCGTAATTCGTAAAATAATTGTTTAATTTAAATTCTTAACCTTTCTACTTATATAGtctttttgttaaaaagaagtcaTGGTCCTCAACCCATTTTGGGCTAATTCTAGAGTTCATGTTGTCGTAGAGTAGGGTTCCCAACCGGTGGTCCATATTTACTGCACCCCTACCTATGTGGCTCCACAAAAAGTTGCTCGTTTTTGGTCTTTCTTTTTGGGGAAAATTGACATAGGTTTGCAAAAGAGAAACCAAACCAGAACAAAGACCAAAACAATATCTGCATCTATACCTCCATCCAAATTTAAGATTTTTTCACGATTTGTTTCTCTGTTCGTTCCGATCTGAATCACAACAAATCATTCCAAATTTCAACAGAATCGTTCCACAATTGCTTGCGTAGAAATTTGTCGAATGATTTCGTAATGGATACACACAAGACGACAATCCAAAACTACCAAATCAGCATGAACATTAGTATAAAATTCTTCCCTAAGTTCAACATATCGGTTCTTAAAAAATGGCTACAACCCGATTAACTTCTATAATAAATTTCTACAAGAAATAACACATTGATCTACAGAACTACTAAGAACTAAGATGGCTGTAGTTTATTTAtagaacaaaaaacaaaaataaatcccATGTCAAGATCTAGTAAGATGTTATCTTACAAGTTTAGCATCTGCATTAATCCAAAAAAGCTGAATCCAGCCTCTCCTTTAGTTGTTCTGCAGCCCCACCACCAGCAGCCTGAAACGAAAATGTATGTAACACTTTCCCATCTTCTGTAGTTGAAACATTTGTGTCTTGAATTACCAACTCATGTTCCCTAAACGTTTTTATGACCCGTGCAACAGGATGATCATCCAACGGGCAGCTAGCTCTTACAACTGCATCATCTTGTCTAGCCATAAAATCAACCTCAGGTGTACTATTAACCTCTTTTTCGGCTTCCAACATTCTAATTTTTGACTGAAGGTCGGTTATGTAAGAAATCGCATCACCAAGAAGAGACGCTTTATCcatttttgaaatatttggGACCACGGCTCGTAATGCGTAGAACCGTTGGTTCAACTTCTCACGCCTTTGTCTTTCGGCTTCCACGTGGTTCAACGGTTCTTCTCTTCCGTTTGCTGGCTTTCTACCTCGTTTTCTAGGCTTTCTATCATCTTGGTTAGATTGATCAAGAGCTGACACTATTGCTTGTGAATTCAGTACTCCATGGTTCATTTGAGGAAATAACCTCCCGTTATTATCATCTACCCTATGCCCATTTGATGAATTCCCACCAAAAACATGGCCCATTTCATAAGAATCACCTCCAAAATCCATATCCTCTTCGACTTTTGGGGAAAAGCTAATACTAATTGGACCAGATTTTacaccgccaccgccgccaccagTGCCGAGACTTAATTCCTGTCCGAAGATTTTTGGTAAGCCTTTTGGGTGGCAACCGTTAAGCAAAGTCTTTATCATTGTCATAAAATTTTGGTCTTCAGTGAGTGGCTTAAAAGAAGCAACCTCCAAGACTCCTCTTTTAACTGGAACAAAAACAAGTGTCTGAAACCGGGCCAATTTTGCTAAAAATGATCTGGATTGGTAATGTTCTTCACAACTTTTGACATCAGAAGCCCATATGGATCGACTTGTATTAAACGATTGAGACGGACTAGAAGGCTTATCAAATGGAAAGAGATAATACATCGATGTC
It encodes:
- the LOC122607893 gene encoding transcription factor MTB3; protein product: MGDKSRLLEEDKGILESVLGREACNFLMWSASNKVPDEFRSKVGDLGVKESLHKILEGSDWNYAIFWQVSNTKSGKSALIWGDGHYKESRDSEVVNKQEENIRKKRVLHRLHSCFKGPGEGNLASKMDLISDLEMLYLTSMYYLFPFDKPSSPSQSFNTSRSIWASDVKSCEEHYQSRSFLAKLARFQTLVFVPVKRGVLEVASFKPLTEDQNFMTMIKTLLNGCHPKGLPKIFGQELSLGTGGGGGGVKSGPISISFSPKVEEDMDFGGDSYEMGHVFGGNSSNGHRVDDNNGRLFPQMNHGVLNSQAIVSALDQSNQDDRKPRKRGRKPANGREEPLNHVEAERQRREKLNQRFYALRAVVPNISKMDKASLLGDAISYITDLQSKIRMLEAEKEVNSTPEVDFMARQDDAVVRASCPLDDHPVARVIKTFREHELVIQDTNVSTTEDGKVLHTFSFQAAGGGAAEQLKERLDSAFLD